The following DNA comes from Naumovozyma dairenensis CBS 421 chromosome 4, complete genome.
TGATTGGTATTTCATGAATATGCTCATGAGAATGGATATGTTAGAGTTCATAGTGATATTAGAATTGGAACTAGGACCGATAAACATCAAACTGCTCAAGATAAAATTGACACAGTTTTGAACAAAATGAATGTTTCCAAGTAGTTTCGCATACGCAGTTTCCATTCatacgtacatacatatgtataattattataatcttCGTAGTTTAGTATACTATCTGTTAAAAGTACTTGTTAAATGTTTTTCCATTATATTAGTTGTCTACGCAATGATGAGATATATTCAGTTTACTGGAATGCAATATTGTTTAATATTATCTCAAGTTACAGTTCTCTCCAGGATTCTCTGACAATTTCCCAATCTCGAGgttgattttcttttcgtattttattcattaatattattattatgattctCTGTCCTTAAACTTTCATTGACTGAGTAGTGATTATCTTTATTGGATACAGTAGCAGCTGTTGTGGATACATCCTTCTCTAAAATTACATACTTTTCCCATATGCCACAATCTTTCCAAACTAGAACTAAGCTATCCTCTTCGtcgttatcattatcattatcatcatcagcatcatcagATATTCTGTAATCTTTACTGCTTTTGCCATCTCGAACACTGTTTCGACTAGTTTGAGTTGAGTTATTACACCAACCAATTTTACATCtatctttttcaaattctaaatcaattaaattattcttTCCACTTGTATTATTCGTGTGATGATCACTAatactattatttcttggttttgataataataattttggatTTTGTAAATGAATACTACACATCGACCAAACCGAATCAAagtattttaaatttaaatttttattccaATTCCCCCAATTACTTTTTTCTAATCTATGAATcttattgaattgattattatgatCATATACTTGGAAGATATGTAATGTTTGTTTATCAGATATTATAGCTAATTTATTCCCCTTTGGTGAGAACTCCATATCATAAATCTCCACTGAATCTATACCTCTTCTAAATTCTTTGATTAAACTACCATTATGCGTACTAAAGATTCTTATTATCGTACCCTTTTCAGAACAACTTGCTATCATAGTCCCTTGATGGTTTAACTTGATCAATCTAATATCTGATTTATGAGCTTTAATGATTAAAGTGGgaaaatcttcatcaacatcaGAATCATCAGAACGTGCACTATCATTAGAAGGTGATGAAATTCTTgcaatttgaatttgtcCCCTTGTCCTTGGAGGAACAAATGCCAATGCATTTTGTACGATTGAAGCATTGATATTTGAAActttaaaatcaatatttgaacccaatttaatttcaaaattcttattaagaaacaattttttcGGATTCTGtttaaaattataaatcTCAAAATgtttatcaaattgaaCGATAATAAATGATCTCGATAAATATACTTCTTTGATGATCGACATGAACTTCAATACCATACTTTCCTTCCTCAAGAGATCATCCCATATGatcaatttattcattGGATATTTAGGATTCGTGCCGCCTCCCAGTAATGCAATATAATTTGTTCTGTATAACATTCGAGTATAACCAATTCCAGTTCCATTAACCTTTGATGGGAAAGtctttgtatttgtatttatcGTAAATTTTTTCGTTAGTTTGACTTGTAACGGATTAGTATTGTAGATTCGGAACCCATCTTCCAAGGCACAACTAAAACAGGAATCATCTT
Coding sequences within:
- the HSV2 gene encoding phosphatidylinositol-3,5-bisphosphate binding protein HSV2 (similar to Saccharomyces cerevisiae HSV2 (YGR223C); ancestral locus Anc_5.105) — translated: MNIKHPLDDTKGHTSNKPQFLHVNFNQDDSCFSCALEDGFRIYNTNPLQVKLTKKFTINTNTKTFPSKVNGTGIGYTRMLYRTNYIALLGGGTNPKYPMNKLIIWDDLLRKESMVLKFMSIIKEVYLSRSFIIVQFDKHFEIYNFKQNPKKLFLNKNFEIKLGSNIDFKVSNINASIVQNALAFVPPRTRGQIQIARISSPSNDSARSDDSDVDEDFPTLIIKAHKSDIRLIKLNHQGTMIASCSEKGTIIRIFSTHNGSLIKEFRRGIDSVEIYDMEFSPKGNKLAIISDKQTLHIFQVYDHNNQFNKIHRLEKSNWGNWNKNLNLKYFDSVWSMCSIHLQNPKLLLSKPRNNSISDHHTNNTSGKNNLIDLEFEKDRCKIGWCNNSTQTSRNSVRDGKSSKDYRISDDADDDNDNDNDEEDSLVLVWKDCGIWEKYVILEKDVSTTAATVSNKDNHYSVNESLRTENHNNNINE